The genomic window GAGGGTTATCTGTGATGATAACAAAGTTAAGAGAGCGCTCCCAAATAACTTTACCGGCAGAAATAATAAAAAAGATGAAGCTGGCTCCGGGAGATACCCTAGAAATAACTATAGAAGATGATAAGATAGTGATAAAACCTGTTTTAATTGTCGACAGGTCTCAAGCATGGTTTTGGTCTAAAAAATGGCAGGAAAAAGAAGTTGAGGAAGATATAAAAGCAGGGAGAGTCTATCATGCTAAAGACATCGATGATCTCATAAAGCAATTGGAGTCATGAATTATGGAATTTATATATTCAAATAGATTTAAAAAAGATTATAAAAAACTCCCTGACAATATAAGGAAAATATTACAGGAGAAATTAAATCTCATGGCACAGAATCCTTTTCATCCTTTTTTGAGGACTAAAAAAATAAGAGGGAAAAGTGATATTTTCGAATGCAGCATCAATATGTCTATAAGGATGACATGGCAATATCAAGATAAAAAAATTTTTTTAAGAACAGTAGGGCCCCACATATCGAATCACTAGCGTTGCATAAATAAAATATAGAGATTTGGAACCGGGCTTACAGCTATGTCCAGGACGACGGGCTTTACTGCCTCCATCGGTGCGCAATTAATTCTTAAAGGAAAAATTACAAAAAAAGGTTTACTTACCCCGCTGGATATCCCCTATGGTATGGTGGAAGATGAAATTTCCATGAGAGGAATAAAAATAGAAAAAAATATTTCAAATTAAGAAAACATATGATAATATTTAGATGACAGCAATTTAAAATAATTGGGAGGGAAGCGGTTGTTATGAACATTTCCCGTTCCATCATAGCAGTGGATTCCCACACTATGGGGGAACCCACCAGGGTGGTCATTGGAGGCATTCCGCATATACCAGGTAAAAACATGCCCGAGAAAAAGCAGTACCTTGAAGAATATATGGACCACCTGCGCAGGGCTCTCATGCTGGAGCCCAGAGGGCATGACGACATGTTCGGCTCTATTATAACCTCTCCCACGATGCCTGAAGCCGATCTCGGCATAATATTCATGGACACCGGAGGCTATCTGAACATGTGCGGTCACGGCACCATAGGCGCCGCTACGGTGGCTGTGGAGATGGGGCTTGTGGAAGTAAAAGAGCCGATAACTGAAGTGGTGCTGGAAGCTCCGGCAGGGCTGGTAAAAGCCCGGGTCAGAGTGGAAAATGGAAAGGCTAAAGGCGTCACCTTTCAAAATGTACCTTCTTTTTTGTTTAAAGAAGGGATTGAACTGGAGATACATCCTTACGGAAAAATTAGAGCCGATATCGCTTTCGGGGGCAGCTTTTTTGCCATTGTAAAGGCCAGGGATCTGGGGATAAAGGTCGCTAAAGAAAATATTCATGAGTTGATAGATATAGGCTTGAAAGTCCGGGACGAAGCCAATAAAAAAGTTGAGGTTTACCATCCGGAAAAACCCCACATAAAGACCATAGATTTGGCCGAGATTTCCGATGCGCCTTCCCATCCCGAAGCCCATGCCAAAAATGTGGTAGTCTTCGGTAAAAAATCCGTAGACCGTTCACCCTGCGGCACCGGCACATGCGCCAAGATGGCGGATCTTTATTTCAAGGGTGAGCTGGGCCTGCATCAGGATTTTGTCCACGAGAGCATCCTGGGAACTCTCTTTACCGGCCGCCTGGTGGGGAAAACCAGAGTAGGCGATTTTGATGCGGTAATTCCGGAAATTACCGGAAGGGCCTTTATCACCGGCGTGAACCACTACATGATAGATGAGGAAGACCCGCTAAAATACGGATTTTCTTTGAGATGAGGGAAAGTTCAGTGCTTATAAATCTGGTTCTCTGCTTTCCGCCACCCATTTGGCAATCGCATCAGAATCTTTTAAGTCGGGGTGGTTTTCATCACT from Biomaibacter acetigenes includes these protein-coding regions:
- a CDS encoding AbrB/MazE/SpoVT family DNA-binding domain-containing protein, which produces MITKLRERSQITLPAEIIKKMKLAPGDTLEITIEDDKIVIKPVLIVDRSQAWFWSKKWQEKEVEEDIKAGRVYHAKDIDDLIKQLES
- a CDS encoding type II toxin-antitoxin system YafQ family toxin — encoded protein: MEFIYSNRFKKDYKKLPDNIRKILQEKLNLMAQNPFHPFLRTKKIRGKSDIFECSINMSIRMTWQYQDKKIFLRTVGPHISNH
- a CDS encoding proline racemase family protein codes for the protein MNISRSIIAVDSHTMGEPTRVVIGGIPHIPGKNMPEKKQYLEEYMDHLRRALMLEPRGHDDMFGSIITSPTMPEADLGIIFMDTGGYLNMCGHGTIGAATVAVEMGLVEVKEPITEVVLEAPAGLVKARVRVENGKAKGVTFQNVPSFLFKEGIELEIHPYGKIRADIAFGGSFFAIVKARDLGIKVAKENIHELIDIGLKVRDEANKKVEVYHPEKPHIKTIDLAEISDAPSHPEAHAKNVVVFGKKSVDRSPCGTGTCAKMADLYFKGELGLHQDFVHESILGTLFTGRLVGKTRVGDFDAVIPEITGRAFITGVNHYMIDEEDPLKYGFSLR